One region of Zingiber officinale cultivar Zhangliang chromosome 7B, Zo_v1.1, whole genome shotgun sequence genomic DNA includes:
- the LOC122004293 gene encoding indole-3-acetaldehyde oxidase-like: MSRNCSLKAKHVSSGVSVSGEQFGQSETQRGGPKAQSSQRQQKTTPLAEAAYGMHGQEHSVVLVENPIVFHPSVLRYYSSRRRMIATACALTAFKLRHPIKMYLDRSTDMVMVGGRHPMKITYSVGFKSDGKITALYLNLLVNAGISEDYSPLISHAIITCLKKYNWGALAFDIKLCKTNLTSKSSMRAPGQVQGSYIAEAIIERVASFLSLDVDVVRKRNLHTYESLKFFYGSSSGEAPEYTLPAIVDELFTSASYFNRLEMVLHFNSCNKWKKRGISWVPIVYEVEPMPTPGKVSILNDGSIVVEVGGIEIGQGLWTKVKQMAAFGLEQ, translated from the exons ATGAGCCGAAATTGTTCGCTGAAAGCTAAACATGTATCCTCCGGGGTTTCTGTTTCGGGAGAACAGTTTGGTCAGTCTGAGACTCAGCGAGGAGGAccaaaagcccaatcttcacagcgtCAGCAGAAGACAACTCCTCTTGCagaagctgcatatggcatgcatgggCAAGAGCATTCCgttgtccttgtggagaaccccataGTATTCCACCCTAGTGTTCTCCGGTACTactcgtcaagaagaaggatg ATTGCAACAGCATGTGCTCTCACAGCCTTTAAGTTGCGTCATCCAATAAAGATGTACCTTGATCGTAGCACGGATATGGTAATGGTAGGAGGAAGGCATCCAATGAAAATAACCTATTCTGTGGGTTTTAAATCCGATGGAAAGATTACGGCCTTGTACTTGAATTTGTTGGTAAATGCAGGCATATCAGAGGATTATAGTCCACTTATTTCACATGCCATTATAACTTGTCTAAAAAAATACAACTGGGGTGCTCTCGCTTTTGATATTAAACTATGCAAGACGAATCTTACAAGTAAATCATCGATGCGAGCACCAGGGCAGGTACAGGGATCTTACATTGCTGAAGCTATTATTGAGCGTGTAGCATCTTTCCTGTCCTTGGATGTCGATGTTGTGAGAAAAAGAAATTtgcatacatatgaaagcctgaAGTTTTTTTATGGAAGTAGCAGTGGAGAAGCTCCGGAATATACTTTACCTGCTATAGTTGATGAGTTGTTTACATCTGCAAGCTACTTCAATCGTCTTGAAATGGTATTGCATTTCAATAGTTGCAACAAATGGAAAAAACGAGGGATTTCTTGGGTACCAATTGTATATGAAGTGGAACCAATGCCAACACCAGGGAAAGTATCCATTCTAAATGATGGTTCAATTGTTGTTGAAGTCGGAGGAATTGAAATAGGCCAGGGACTGTGGACAAAGGTGAAGCAAATGGCTGCATTCGGTCTTGAACAGTGA